The Halovivax ruber XH-70 genome includes the window GAGGGGAGGATCGAGGCGAACGAGAGCTGGACGAACGCGGTCGGCTTCTCGCGGAGCGTCTTCGCGTGTTCACCGACGAAGGAGACGATCTCCGGGACGTGGGCGCGGTTGACGACCGGCGAGGCGACCACGATCCCGTCGTAGTCGATTTCCGGCAGGGTCGTCGCGTCCCGGACGTCGGTTCTGGTGACGCTGTGGCCCCGTTCTGCGAGGACGCGCTCGACGAACCGCGCGACCTTCGCGGTCTGTCCCGTTTCACTGCCGTAGACGATGAGGAACGACGCCATGGGAGATCGTCGGCGACTACGTCGGCCACCGTCCTAAAGCCGCCACCGGCGATGGGCCCGTTTGGCCGCGCCCCGACCGGTCAGAAACTATTCAACGGGCGGACCACTCGTTCGGCGTGCATGTCGCTCGTCGTTCCGTTCGACGGTTCGGACCTCGCCTCGGCCGCGCTCGCTCGGGCCGTCCAGTTCGATTCGATCCTGGACGAGGGCGTACTCGTGATCAGTATCGTTCCCGTCGGAAACGTCGACTACGCTGTCGCCCGGGGCTGGATCGACGAGTCGGACGCGTTCGACCGCGACCGGATCCTCGCAGCGCTTCGCGACCGCGCCACCCAGATAGCACCGGATGCGGCGTTTCACTACCGACTGACGGACCGCTACGCCCCGATCGGGACCATCGCCAACCAAATCCGTCAGTTCGCCCGGTCGAACGACGCGTCGATACTGTTCGTCGGGAGCGAGAACGCTGGCCGCATCGTCCGCGCCGTGTCGGTCGGTCAGAGCGTCTCTGCGGATCGAGCGTACGACACGATGATCGTGTCGCATCCGGAACCGGAACTGGTCGACCGATTGCGCGCCGGCCACGACCCGTCGCGGCCGTTCGAGTGACCGACCGTCGGCGATCGGTCACTAGCGATCCGACGGCGACCCGGCGCCGGCTCGATCGGTACCGATCCGACTGGCTTCTTCCGTTTTCGACTCCGTCACCGCCTCCTGTCGAAGCACTTCCGACAGCGTGCTCGGGAACAACCGCTCGAGGAAGCCGGCGCCGAACGCCAGGAGCAGGACGAGCGGATAGTCGGCTTCGGCCATCCCGGCCGGCACGACCAGCCCGCCGAGGAGCGCGACGTAGAACGTGAGGGCAGCGACGGCGCCGATCAGGAGCCTGCTGACGGCGAGTTGCACGAGGATGGTCTCCGGCGGGAGGAGTTGCGAGACGCCGCCACTGGCTTCCGATTCGGTCCGTTCCGAGACCGACCGCCAGTTCTGGAGGCTGCTCACGGCGGCGCCGAGCATCCCCGAGACGGCTACCGTCACCACGACGAGTGCGCTGGCCGGTTCGGTGCCCCCGGGCTGCTGGAACGGACCCAGTCCGACCGCAATCACGATCCCCAGTACGAGCGTCAGTCCCGCCACGAACCCGTTCCAGAGCGTCAGCTGTTGTTCGATACTGGTCTCGCGTTCTATCGACGCGAGTTCCTCGTTCTGTAGCTGGATGAACGCGCGTCTGACGTTCCGAAGGCTGGGCCGTGGCGGACCCGGCGTCGTGACGTCGAGGAGCGATTCCACGTTGGCCTGCGTCCCTCGCGGCAGCGATTGGGCCTCGAGTTCGAGCAACCGAACGAACCCCACGAGCTCCGAGTCGTCGGGAGAGACCTGATCGCCGGCCGTCTCTCCGAGGTGGGGCGAGTCGATCCCGTCGGTCGTCTCTGTTCCGGAGGCGGCGGAACTGTCTGGTGCTACCGCTGTCTCGTCGGAGGCTGCATCGGTCGCCTGGTCGTCGGCCGTTGCCTCCGTCTCGTCTCCGCCCGGTGAACCCGTCTCGGCACTCCCTGCCCGCTTCGGTCCGCCCTCGCCCGTCACCGCGACCCGATCGAGACAGTCGTAGATGTCGGCCATGTTCCGTCGCGCGTTGGCGTAATAGAGCAGGAATCCTCGTTCGTCGCCGGCTCGAATGCGGTCGTCAGCCCGCGTCAGAAACGCCATCGCCTCGTCGATCGCAGCCGACCCTCGTTCCGCAGCGTGCGAGCCGTCGTGGAACCACTTCCGCTGGTTTTCGAGCCAGATTCGGTAGGCGTCACTGGAGACGAGGTACGCCTCCCGTTCGCGCGTCGTGACCGTCGACCACCCGATCCCGGGCCGATCGACGATACTCGCGAGGAGGACGATCGCCCCGATCACGGCAGCGACGACGGCGACCGTCGGATCGGCGCCGCCAGCGTCGGGCCCGGCCAGTGGTCGGAGCGCCCACTGCGAGCCGACGGTCGTCCCCGCGACCAGGACGCCGAGTCCGACGATCTCTCGGATTCGAAGCCGCATAGGCTGGGGCGCCGACCGCCGGCCGGATCGGTCGTACAGCAACGTGCAGCCGACGGCCAGCGCGACGAGCGTCCCGCCGAGGGTGAGCCACCCGCCGATCGTCTCCGGGGCGAGCGTGGTTCCGAGTCGAGCGGCGAGACCGACGTAGAGCCCAGCCACGAGAAGCCCCGAGAACAGGGGCCGCCAGACACTGTTCAGGTCGGGCGCCGGTCGCGAGTCGGTGCCCGCAAGCGGTGGGCTGGGCTCGCCGCTCAGGTCGGCATCGTCGGCGTCCGCCGGTCTCTCGCGAGTCATCTCGATCCGATCGTGATGTCGGCGTCACTCTGTCGCCGGCCACTGCCAGTCCCGACGAGTTACGGCGCGTAGGTCCCCGTCACCTGGGTTTGCGCGACGACGTGGTCCTCGATCGCGTTCCCGAGGGCCTCGGCCGACGCGCCCGTGGGCAGGCCGAGGTCGGTGTCGAGTGCGTACAGCTTGAACCGGTAGGTGTGTTCGCCGTCCGGTGGCTTCGGGCCGCCGTAGCCAACCTCGCCGAAGTCGTTCTCGCCCTCGACGGCG containing:
- a CDS encoding universal stress protein, producing the protein MSLVVPFDGSDLASAALARAVQFDSILDEGVLVISIVPVGNVDYAVARGWIDESDAFDRDRILAALRDRATQIAPDAAFHYRLTDRYAPIGTIANQIRQFARSNDASILFVGSENAGRIVRAVSVGQSVSADRAYDTMIVSHPEPELVDRLRAGHDPSRPFE